One Megalopta genalis isolate 19385.01 chromosome 11, iyMegGena1_principal, whole genome shotgun sequence genomic region harbors:
- the LOC117226121 gene encoding protein daughterless isoform X11, producing the protein MFVCPADYTGYRMYGSDEFGQDSPRYTSPKAAALYADPYYIDGNAAGTGPGDPWTGGGGGVQPPYSGYAPPHLAQPAYPMHLPHDPMAYSAMSPNGEPAAPILGSAVTSAASLPPMSTFRGSGAVAANSGTGAPSPASLQYSHSPGAPTTAPSAPNSAPTTNQQPATGDNLGKTLASVVSTRIYPTDQSVSSYSSNPSTPVSSPPPLTGSAPGWAAGAAPVSPHFTADPNRGTIHMPAPEQQRLDDAIGFLRDHAELVQGTRMEERLDDAINVLRNHAESQLGLHLGPVGPHGPIYSHTSPPQLDHLTSPHPAVTVTQPQGSYPGLTPTPDTDGSIKIERLPVANAKYVSLEKRKDPPDSSGGETKPSSSELTAAGVIGAATVNSTSQGKGTKRSRRYCSSADEDCDDPSTKAVREKERRQANNVRERIRIRDINEALKELGRMCMTHLKTDKPQTKLGILNMAVEVIMTLEQQVRERNLNPKAACLKRREEEKAEDGPKLPGHLTAHIAHPHPHPHPHSQPPFSAMPGPPPSLQHNPSQPQ; encoded by the exons ATGGGAACGCGGCAGGAACGGGTCCAGGAGACCCATGGACGGGTGGCGGCGGCGGAGTCCAGCCCCCGTACAGCGGCTACGCACCCCCTCACCTGGCCCAGCCAGCCTACCCCATGCACCTCCCCCACGACCCCATG GCGTACTCGGCCATGTCGCCGAACGGAGAACCGGCGGCGCCGATTCTGGGCTCGGCGGTGACCAGTGCGGCCTCACTGCCACCAATGTCGACATTCCGGGGTAGCGGCGCAGTTGCGGCGAACAGCGGTACCGGTGCACCATCCCCGGCGTCGTTGCAATATAGTCATAGTCCCGGTGCACCGACGACCGCACCCTCCGCCCCCAATTCTGCACCAACGACGAACCAGCAACCCGCCACGGGGGACAACCTCGGCAAGACTCTCGCCTCTGTAGTCAGCACCAGA ATTTACCCCACGGACCAATCAGTATCGAGTTATAGCAGCAACCCGTCGACGCCAGTCAGTTCGCCGCCACCTTTGACGGGTTCGGCGCCAGGTTGGGCAGCAGGTGCTGCGCCGGTGTCCCCGCACTTCACGGCGGACCCCAACCGTGGAACCATTCACATG CCGGCGCCTGAACAGCAGAGGCTAGACGATGCCATCGGCTTCCTTCGCGACCACGCCGAG TTGGTACAGGGGACGCGGATGGAGGAGCGACTGGACGATGCCATAAACGTTCTGAGGAACCACGCGGAGAGCCAGCTGGGCCTCCATCTTGGTCCCGTTGGTCCACACGGTCCCATCTACTCCCACACATCACCACCGCAGCTGGACCATTTG ACGAGTCCGCATCCCGCGGTAACAGTGACGCAACCGCAGGGCTCCTACCCCGGGCTCACCCCCACACCTGACACGGACGGATCCATCAAAATCGAAAGGTTACCAGTAGCAAATGCCA AATACGTCTCTTTAGAAAAGAGAAAGGACCCACCGGACAGCAGCGGCGGCGAGACGAAACCATCGAGCAGCGAGCTGACGGCGGCGGGTGTGATCGGCGCGGCCACGGTCAACTCGACGTCCCAGGGAAAGGGGACGAAGAGATCGCGCAGATA TTGTTCGAGCGCCGACGAAGACTGCGACGATCCCAGCACCAAAGCGGTGCGCGAGAAGGAACGTCGCCAGGCCAACAACGTGCGTGAAAG GATACGTATCAGGGACATCAACGAGGCCCTGAAGGAACTCGGCAGAATGTGCATGACACATTTGAAGACGGACAAACCTCAAACGAAGCTAGGCATTCTCAACATGGCTGTCGAAGTGATCATGACGCTGGAACAGCAAGTTAGAG AACGAAATCTTAATCCAAAAGCAGCGTGCTTGAAGAGGAGAGAGGAGGAGAAAGCGGAAGATGGACCCAAATTACCCGGCCATCTTACGGCGCACATAGCTCACCCGCACCCTCACCCTCATCCGCATTCTCAGCCACCCTTTTCCGCGATGCCA GGTCCGCCCCCGTCCCTTCAGCACAATCCATCGCAGCCCCAGTAG
- the LOC117226054 gene encoding ATP-binding cassette sub-family G member 4, whose product MTGINQRVVLLNLPTSRSVDIEFSELSYATKRSLRGGKKKILKGVNGTFRSGQLSAIMGPSGAGKSTLLNILTGFEGGNWDGEICYIGQEGKKTWREYKKQSCYIQQDDKLHPLFTVLEAMRMAANLKIGSSLSRKARDMLIDDVLENLDLMRSKGTRCGQLSGGQKKRLSIALEMVDNPPVMFLDEPTTGLDALSSHQCIALLQSLARTGRTIVCTIHQPSAAIFEMFDNVYLLVDGKCLYDGATKNMVDYFASVGLQCPKYHNPADFMIEVVTKEYGDYTDQLEKLASNGSCWRTPVANTQKLEEKCHENKATVLIHAPSETERFFVLIRRCLVQLFRDWTVTYLKMLLHAFVGIMLGVLFTESGCDGSKAISNVSFFLVTSVYMSYTSMMPAVLKFPSEFPTLKKEKFNNWYQLRTYYAATTVCSIPLQMTSAFIYCVASYFLSCQLLEPRRFFMFLLVTFLVNLISESYGLLIGTLMNPIDGTFTAAITTCVMLVLAGFLALYSHMPRFLYYLSYISYFKYSLHAYVHSLYGFDREKLSCSEMYCHYRMPSTILEELSMADGRYWIDIVILSSGLLLYKCIAYCTLKNKLSSA is encoded by the coding sequence ATGACTGGGATCAATCAGCGCGTGGTGCTGCTCAACCTGCCGACGTCCCGCTCGGTGGACATCGAGTTCTCCGAGCTGAGCTACGCGACCAAGCGGAGCCTGCGAGGCGGCAAGAAGAAGATCCTGAAGGGCGTGAACGGGACGTTCAGGTCCGGGCAGCTGTCGGCGATCATGGGGCCGTCGGGCGCCGGCAAGTCGACGTTGCTGAACATCCTGACGGGCTTCGAGGGCGGCAACTGGGACGGCGAGATCTGCTACATCGGGCAAGAGGGCAAGAAAACCTGGCGGGAGTACAAGAAGCAGTCCTGCTACATCCAGCAGGACGACAAGCTGCACCCGTTGTTCACGGTGCTGGAGGCGATGCGGATGGCGGCGAACTTGAAGATCGGCAGCAGCCTGAGCCGCAAGGCGAGGGACATGCTGATAGACGACGTGCTGGAGAACCTGGATCTGATGAGATCGAAGGGGACCAGGTGCGGTCAGCTCAGCGGAGGCCAGAAGAAGAGGCTGAGCATCGCGTTGGAGATGGTCGACAATCCGCCGGTGATGTTCCTGGACGAGCCGACGACCGGCCTCGACGCCCTGTCCTCCCACCAGTGCATCGCCTTGCTCCAGAGCCTGGCGAGAACCGGCAGGACCATCGTCTGCACCATCCACCAGCCCAGCGCAGCCATCTTCGAGATGTTCGACAACGTGTACCTGCTGGTGGACGGCAAGTGCCTGTACGACGGCGCCACGAAGAAcatggtcgactacttcgccaGCGTCGGGCTGCAATGCCCGAAGTACCACAATCCGGCCGACTTCATGATCGAGGTGGTGACCAAGGAGTACGGCGACTACACCGACCAGCTGGAGAAGCTCGCCAGCAACGGCAGCTGCTGGAGAACGCCGGTCGCGAACACGCAGAAGCTCGAGGAGAAATGCCACGAGAACAAGGCCACCGTGCTGATTCATGCGCCCTCGGAGACGGAGAGGTTCTTCGTGCTGATCAGACGTTGCCTGGTCCAGCTGTTCCGGGATTGGACGGTCACGTATCTGAAGATGCTGCTGCACGCGTTCGTCGGGATCATGCTCGGCGTCCTGTTCACCGAGAGCGGCTGCGACGGCAGCAAGGCGATCAGCAACGTCAGCTTCTTCCTGGTCACCTCCGTCTACATGAGCTACACCAGCATGATGCCCGCGGTTCTCAAGTTCCCATCCGAGTTCCCCACGCTGAAGAAGGAGAAGTTCAACAACTGGTACCAGCTGAGGACCTACTACGCGGCCACCACCGTCTGCTCCATACCCCTGCAGATGACCTCCGCCTTCATCTACTGCGTCGCATCCTACTTTCTCAGTTGCCAGCTGCTCGAGCCGAGGCGGTTCTTCATGTTCCTGCTCGTCACGTTCCTCGTGAACCTGATCTCCGAGAGCTACGGCCTTCTGATCGGCACCCTGATGAACCCCATCGACGGCACCTTCACCGCGGCCATCACCACCTGCGTCATGCTGGTTCTCGCCGGCTTCCTGGCGTTGTACAGTCATATGCCGCGTTTCCTTTATTATTTGAGCTACATCAGCTACTTCAAGTACTCTCTGCACGCGTACGTGCACAGCCTGTACGGCTTCGACCGCGAGAAGCTCAGCTGCTCGGAGATGTACTGCCATTACAGGATGCCGAGCACGATCTTGGAGGAGCTCTCGATGGCGGACGGCAGGTACTGGATCGACATTGTTATTCTGTCTTCGGGATTGCTGTTGTACAAGTGCATCGCCTATTGCACGCTCAAGAACAAGCTGTCTTCCGCTTGA